The following are encoded together in the Pseudomonas sp. IB20 genome:
- a CDS encoding di-heme-cytochrome C peroxidase: MRIFSRVLLLILIALGLLLAVVLYYTVNPKLPDYVPVEQVHYQDQWSAADRQTYYFTPQGTQVKGLHYAWFTALELPFSDQRFATPEYLARFGFLVDPKQVPTAQNPGNLPVGFTRHQNAGSPVEYLDITCAACHTGELHVKGQALRIDGGSAQHMLPSSVPTLRGGSFGQALVASLAATYYNPWKFERFARHVLGDRYDAEHNQLRQDFKQSLDRFFTVAWNDTHRGLYPTEEGPGRTDAFGRIANASFGDALSSDNYRVANAPVDYPYLWDIWTFNWVQWNGSAQQPMARNIGESLGVGATLDFFDSAGQPLQGDARYPSSVRVRDLNLLEETLQRLKPPTWPEDLFGAVDKPLAAQGRALFSENCAGCHVPAVSQANGRPVQQLKMLPVEYIGTDPGAASNIADLRYDLSALQWDPAELAKLNVELHPTPTAPLDLHKMSVAQGLAYITAFVEDHAYRAAGVTPAERQRLNGFGLPIGVRELRAYKARPLAGVWATPPFLHNGSVPTIYQLLSPQDERSTTFYKGTFNYDPRHLGFETGAFKNAFLFDTHITGNHNSGHEFRAGQRGNGVIGRGLLPQERWALLEYLKVLGGPLEQQLP, translated from the coding sequence TTGCGCATTTTTTCCCGTGTTTTACTCCTGATATTGATAGCGCTCGGCCTGCTCCTGGCCGTGGTGCTCTATTACACCGTCAACCCCAAGCTGCCGGACTATGTGCCCGTGGAGCAAGTGCACTACCAGGACCAATGGAGTGCCGCCGACCGCCAGACCTACTACTTCACGCCCCAGGGCACCCAGGTAAAAGGCCTGCATTACGCCTGGTTCACCGCCCTGGAACTGCCGTTCTCCGACCAGCGTTTTGCCACGCCCGAGTACCTCGCGCGCTTCGGTTTCTTGGTGGACCCCAAGCAAGTCCCCACCGCACAAAACCCCGGCAACCTGCCAGTGGGTTTCACCCGGCACCAGAACGCCGGCAGCCCGGTTGAATACCTGGACATCACCTGCGCCGCCTGCCACACCGGCGAGCTGCACGTTAAGGGCCAAGCCCTGCGCATCGATGGCGGTTCGGCCCAGCACATGCTGCCCTCAAGCGTGCCCACGTTGCGCGGCGGCAGTTTCGGCCAGGCGCTGGTGGCCAGCCTGGCCGCCACTTATTACAACCCGTGGAAATTCGAACGCTTTGCCCGCCACGTGCTGGGCGATCGCTACGACGCCGAGCACAACCAACTGCGCCAGGACTTCAAGCAGTCGCTGGATAGGTTTTTCACCGTCGCCTGGAACGACACCCATCGTGGCCTCTACCCCACCGAAGAAGGCCCGGGCCGCACCGACGCGTTTGGCCGTATCGCCAACGCCAGCTTCGGCGACGCCCTCTCCTCGGACAACTACCGAGTCGCCAACGCGCCGGTGGACTACCCCTACCTGTGGGATATCTGGACCTTCAACTGGGTGCAATGGAACGGCTCGGCCCAGCAGCCCATGGCGCGCAATATCGGTGAGTCCCTCGGTGTCGGCGCGACGTTGGATTTCTTCGACAGCGCCGGCCAACCGCTTCAGGGCGATGCACGCTACCCCTCCAGCGTGCGCGTGCGTGACCTCAACCTGCTCGAAGAAACCTTGCAACGCCTCAAACCGCCCACCTGGCCGGAAGACCTGTTCGGCGCTGTCGACAAGCCCCTCGCCGCCCAAGGCCGCGCACTGTTCTCCGAGAACTGCGCCGGCTGCCATGTGCCCGCCGTCAGCCAGGCCAATGGCCGCCCGGTGCAACAACTGAAAATGCTCCCCGTGGAGTACATCGGCACCGACCCCGGCGCCGCCAGCAACATCGCCGACCTGCGCTATGACCTCAGCGCCCTGCAATGGGACCCGGCGGAACTGGCCAAGCTCAACGTCGAGCTGCACCCCACACCGACCGCACCGCTGGACCTGCACAAAATGTCCGTGGCCCAAGGCCTGGCCTACATCACCGCCTTCGTCGAAGACCACGCCTACCGCGCCGCAGGTGTAACCCCGGCCGAGCGCCAGCGCCTGAACGGTTTCGGCCTGCCCATCGGCGTACGCGAGTTGCGCGCCTACAAAGCGCGGCCATTGGCCGGCGTGTGGGCCACACCGCCGTTCCTGCACAACGGCTCGGTGCCGACGATCTACCAATTGCTCTCGCCCCAGGACGAGCGCAGCACCACCTTCTATAAAGGCACGTTCAACTATGACCCGCGCCACCTGGGGTTTGAGACCGGCGCGTTCAAGAATGCCTTCCTGTTCGATACCCACATCACCGGTAACCACAACAGCGGCCATGAATTCCGTGCCGGCCAGCGCGGTAATGGCGTGATCGGCCGCGGCCTGCTGCCGCAAGAGCGCTGGGCGTTGTTGGAATACCTCAAAGTGCTGGGCGGCCCGCTGGAGCAACAGTTGCCATGA
- a CDS encoding FKBP-type peptidyl-prolyl cis-trans isomerase codes for MKQHRLAAAVALVSLVLAGCDSQTSVELKTPAQKASYGIGLNMGKSLAQEGMDDLDSKAVAQGIEDAVGKKEQKLKDDELVEAFAALQKRAEERMTKMSEESASAGKKFLEENAKKDGVVTTASGLQYKIVKKADGAQPKPTDVVTVHYTGKLTNGTTFDSSVDRGSPIDLPVSGVIPGWVEGLQLMHVGEKVELYIPSDLAYGAQSPSPAIPANSVLVFDLELLAIKDPAKAEAPDAPAAPAAKK; via the coding sequence ATGAAACAGCATCGGTTGGCGGCGGCGGTGGCCCTGGTTAGCCTGGTACTTGCGGGTTGTGATTCGCAGACCAGCGTAGAGCTGAAAACCCCGGCGCAGAAAGCTTCCTACGGTATCGGCCTGAACATGGGCAAAAGCCTTGCTCAAGAAGGTATGGATGACCTGGACTCCAAAGCGGTAGCCCAGGGCATCGAAGATGCCGTCGGTAAGAAAGAACAGAAGCTGAAAGACGACGAACTGGTTGAAGCGTTTGCCGCACTGCAGAAGCGTGCAGAAGAACGTATGACCAAAATGAGTGAAGAGTCGGCATCCGCCGGCAAGAAATTCCTCGAAGAAAACGCCAAGAAAGACGGTGTAGTCACCACAGCTTCGGGTCTGCAGTACAAGATCGTGAAGAAGGCCGATGGCGCACAGCCTAAGCCGACCGACGTGGTGACCGTTCACTACACCGGCAAGCTCACCAACGGTACTACCTTTGACAGCTCCGTGGATCGCGGTAGCCCGATTGACCTGCCGGTCAGCGGCGTGATCCCAGGTTGGGTCGAAGGCCTGCAACTGATGCACGTTGGCGAGAAGGTCGAGTTGTACATCCCGTCCGACCTGGCGTACGGTGCCCAGAGCCCGAGCCCAGCGATTCCAGCCAACTCCGTGCTGGTATTCGACCTGGAACTGCTGGCCATCAAGGACCCAGCCAAGGCTGAAGCCCCTGACGCACCTGCGGCTCCAGCTGCCAAGAAGTAA
- a CDS encoding YkvA family protein yields the protein MKPPFNFTRFLPMAARLLGRGRLPTLLFAVAAKGSNQGNRLGKLKDDLKLLQALCLAYWRGEYRAISPKALISVVAGLMYFLSPIDAIPDFIPVFGMLDDIAVLAWVMKTLDGEMSAFRAWRDAQRPEKLAVVERLPATPALLAEENPQKN from the coding sequence ATGAAACCACCCTTCAATTTCACCCGTTTCCTGCCCATGGCCGCCCGCTTGCTCGGCCGTGGGCGGTTGCCGACCCTGCTGTTTGCCGTCGCCGCCAAAGGCTCAAACCAAGGTAACCGGCTGGGTAAGCTCAAGGATGATCTCAAATTGCTTCAGGCTCTGTGTCTGGCCTACTGGCGCGGTGAGTACAGGGCGATCAGCCCCAAGGCGCTGATCTCGGTGGTGGCGGGGCTGATGTACTTTTTGAGCCCGATTGACGCGATCCCGGACTTTATTCCTGTGTTCGGTATGCTCGACGACATTGCCGTGCTGGCATGGGTCATGAAGACCCTGGACGGCGAAATGAGCGCCTTCCGCGCCTGGCGCGACGCCCAGCGTCCGGAAAAGCTCGCCGTGGTTGAGCGCCTGCCAGCGACGCCTGCGCTGTTGGCCGAGGAAAACCCGCAAAAAAACTGA
- a CDS encoding helix-turn-helix domain-containing protein yields the protein MDIQIISRDGEPEYAVLPWDQYQALLKAAGQQQPVPTPTSTAQVAPDQALRPLADLRGLREAKGLAIETLARTVGISPSYLGLIESGERQPDAAIRRSLAWELGVAGWRDES from the coding sequence ATGGATATTCAGATAATTTCACGCGATGGCGAACCCGAATACGCGGTGTTGCCATGGGACCAGTACCAGGCGCTACTAAAAGCCGCCGGTCAGCAACAACCAGTGCCAACGCCTACTTCTACCGCCCAGGTCGCTCCCGATCAGGCCTTGCGCCCGCTCGCGGACCTGCGCGGCCTGCGTGAAGCCAAGGGCCTGGCCATCGAAACGCTGGCCCGCACCGTGGGTATCAGCCCCTCGTACCTGGGATTGATTGAAAGTGGTGAACGCCAGCCGGATGCCGCCATACGCCGCAGCCTGGCCTGGGAGTTGGGCGTTGCAGGATGGAGGGATGAATCTTGA
- a CDS encoding bifunctional diguanylate cyclase/phosphodiesterase: MTMTEQLNALGSILAQGSLHSLFQPIICLSERRILGYEALSRGPSNSPLHSPVALFTVARHAGRLSELEMACRESACRRFSEQKLPGKLFLNISPESLMETAHQPGRTLQLLRDFGIPPSQVVIELTEQTPTDDFNLLQTALHHYRDMGFAIALDDLGAGYSSLRLWSELRPDYVKIDRHFIDGIHQDALKREFVGSILQIARASRAQVIAEGIELPEELAVLTEMGVDLVQGYLLCRPQEHPPQEARLMLPKQDNANIALNEEGSDLSALLNEQPAVHQDTATALVLESFRRQANLNSLAVLDGRGHPVGIVHRHSLSDALLKPFATDLFARKPISRLMSDDFLAVELSQSLQQVSRLLTSRARQRIEEDFIITLNGDYLGLGRVIDVLKLITELKIQQARYANPLTLLPGNVPIQQCLTRLLQQQRESVICYVDIDSFKPFNDIYGYGRGDEVLLCLAQCLNDRVDPSRDFVGHIGGDDFLLVLGPQDWRKRLNQLLDDFHTQCRRFYRAEHLDAGCFVALSRQGVRQEYALLSLSIGVVHLYPQACAQLDASQLAELASQAKHHAKDVAGYSIHVIDSLDMLGQA; this comes from the coding sequence ATGACCATGACCGAACAGCTGAATGCATTGGGCTCTATCCTGGCTCAAGGCAGTTTGCACAGCCTGTTCCAACCGATCATTTGCCTGTCCGAACGACGCATCCTGGGCTACGAAGCCCTCAGCCGTGGCCCGTCCAACAGCCCGTTGCACTCCCCAGTAGCCCTGTTCACAGTCGCCCGCCACGCCGGGCGCCTCAGCGAATTGGAAATGGCCTGCCGTGAAAGCGCCTGCCGACGCTTCAGCGAGCAAAAACTGCCGGGCAAGCTGTTCCTGAATATCTCGCCGGAATCCTTGATGGAAACGGCGCATCAACCGGGGCGCACCCTGCAACTGCTGCGCGACTTCGGCATTCCGCCCAGCCAGGTGGTGATCGAACTCACCGAGCAGACCCCCACCGACGATTTCAACCTGCTGCAAACCGCGCTTCATCATTACCGCGACATGGGCTTCGCCATCGCTCTGGATGACTTGGGCGCCGGGTATTCCAGCCTGCGCTTGTGGTCGGAGCTGCGCCCGGATTACGTGAAGATCGACCGGCACTTTATCGACGGCATCCATCAGGACGCACTCAAGCGCGAGTTCGTCGGCTCCATCCTGCAAATCGCCAGAGCTTCGCGCGCCCAGGTGATTGCCGAGGGCATTGAGCTGCCGGAAGAACTGGCGGTATTGACGGAGATGGGCGTTGACCTGGTGCAGGGCTACCTGCTTTGCCGTCCGCAGGAACACCCACCGCAGGAAGCACGCCTGATGCTGCCCAAGCAAGACAACGCCAACATCGCCCTCAACGAGGAAGGCAGCGACCTCAGCGCTCTGCTCAACGAGCAACCGGCGGTGCACCAGGACACCGCCACGGCGTTGGTGTTGGAGTCGTTCCGCCGCCAGGCTAACCTCAACTCACTGGCGGTACTGGACGGGCGCGGCCATCCGGTCGGCATCGTGCATCGGCACTCGTTGTCCGACGCGCTGCTCAAGCCGTTTGCCACTGACCTGTTCGCGCGCAAACCGATCAGCCGTTTGATGAGCGATGACTTTCTGGCAGTGGAGCTGAGCCAATCCCTGCAGCAAGTCAGCCGACTGTTGACCAGCCGTGCGCGGCAACGGATTGAGGAAGACTTCATCATCACGCTCAATGGCGATTACTTGGGGCTGGGCCGGGTGATCGATGTGCTCAAGCTGATCACCGAGCTGAAAATCCAGCAGGCACGTTACGCCAACCCACTGACCCTGCTCCCCGGCAACGTGCCGATCCAGCAGTGCCTGACGCGGCTGTTGCAGCAGCAAAGAGAGTCGGTGATCTGCTACGTGGATATCGACAGTTTCAAGCCGTTCAATGACATCTACGGCTATGGACGCGGGGATGAGGTGTTGCTGTGCCTGGCGCAGTGCCTCAACGACCGGGTCGACCCCAGCCGCGACTTTGTCGGGCATATCGGCGGCGATGACTTTTTGCTGGTGCTGGGCCCACAGGATTGGCGCAAGCGGCTCAACCAACTGCTGGATGATTTCCACACCCAGTGCCGACGTTTCTATCGCGCCGAACACCTCGATGCCGGCTGCTTTGTGGCGTTGAGTCGCCAGGGTGTGCGCCAGGAGTATGCCTTGCTGTCACTGTCGATCGGCGTGGTGCATTTATATCCGCAGGCCTGTGCACAACTGGATGCCAGCCAGTTGGCGGAGCTGGCCTCGCAGGCCAAGCACCATGCCAAGGATGTGGCTGGCTACAGCATTCATGTGATCGACAGCCTGGACATGCTGGGCCAGGCTTAG
- a CDS encoding carboxy terminal-processing peptidase — protein sequence MKHLFPSTALALFIGLGFASMSTNTFAANSWDNLQPDRDEVIASLNVVELLKRHHYSKPPLDDARSVIIYDSYLKLLDPSRSYFLASDIAEFDKWKTQFDDFLKSGDLQPGFTIYKRYLDRVKARLDFALGELNKGVDKLDFTQKETLLVDRKDAPWLTSTAALDDLWRKRVKDEVLRLKIAGKEPKAIQELLTKRYKNQLARLDQTRAEDIFQAYINTFAMSYDPHTNYLSPDNAENFDINMSLSLEGIGAVLQSDNDQVKIVRLVPAGPADKTKQVAPADKIIGVAQADKEMVDVVGWRLDEVVKLIRGPKGSVVRLEVIPHTNAPNDQTSKIVSITREAVKLEDQAVQKKVLNLKQDGKDYKLGVIEIPAFYLDFKAFRAGDPDYKSTTRDVKKILTELQKEKVDGVVIDLRNNGGGSLQEATELTSLFIDKGPTVLVRNADGRVDVLEDENPGAFYKGPMALLVNRLSASASEIFAGAMQDYHRALIVGGQTFGKGTVQTIQPLNHGELKLTLAKFYRVSGQSTQHQGVLPDVDFPSIIDTKEIGESALPEAMPWDTIRPAIKPASDPFKPFLTQLKADHDARSAKDAEFVFIRDKLALAKKLMEEKTVSLNEADRRAQHTSIENQQLVLENARRKAKGEDPLKELKKEDEDALPAEPEKTKPEDDAYLAETGRILLDYLKISKQVAKQ from the coding sequence ATGAAGCATCTGTTCCCCAGCACCGCCCTCGCTCTTTTCATTGGTCTCGGCTTCGCGTCGATGTCGACCAATACGTTCGCAGCCAATAGCTGGGACAACCTTCAGCCTGATCGCGATGAGGTGATTGCCAGCCTTAACGTTGTCGAGTTGCTCAAGCGTCATCACTACAGCAAGCCGCCGCTGGACGACGCTCGCTCGGTGATCATCTATGACAGCTACCTCAAGCTGCTGGATCCGTCGCGCAGCTACTTCCTGGCCAGCGATATCGCTGAGTTCGACAAGTGGAAGACCCAGTTCGACGACTTCCTCAAGAGCGGCGACCTGCAGCCCGGTTTCACCATCTACAAGCGCTACCTGGACCGCGTCAAAGCGCGTCTGGACTTCGCCTTGGGTGAGCTGAACAAAGGCGTCGACAAGCTCGACTTCACCCAGAAGGAAACCCTTCTGGTGGACCGTAAGGACGCGCCTTGGCTGACCAGCACCGCCGCCCTTGACGACCTGTGGCGCAAACGCGTCAAGGACGAAGTGCTGCGCTTGAAGATCGCCGGCAAAGAGCCCAAGGCCATTCAAGAGCTGTTGACCAAGCGCTACAAGAATCAGCTGGCACGTCTCGACCAGACCCGTGCCGAAGATATCTTCCAGGCCTACATCAACACCTTCGCGATGTCCTACGACCCGCACACCAATTATCTGTCGCCAGATAACGCGGAAAATTTTGATATCAACATGAGTCTGTCGCTGGAAGGCATCGGTGCCGTCCTGCAAAGCGACAATGACCAAGTCAAGATCGTACGTCTGGTGCCGGCAGGCCCTGCCGACAAGACCAAGCAGGTCGCCCCGGCCGACAAAATCATCGGCGTAGCCCAGGCCGACAAAGAGATGGTCGACGTGGTCGGCTGGCGCCTGGACGAAGTGGTCAAGCTGATCCGTGGGCCGAAAGGCAGCGTGGTGCGCCTGGAAGTGATTCCGCACACCAATGCACCGAACGACCAGACCAGCAAGATCGTGTCCATCACCCGTGAAGCGGTGAAGCTCGAAGACCAGGCCGTGCAGAAGAAAGTCCTCAACCTCAAGCAGGATGGCAAGGACTACAAGCTGGGCGTGATTGAAATCCCGGCCTTCTACCTGGACTTCAAGGCGTTCCGCGCTGGCGATCCGGACTACAAGTCCACCACCCGCGACGTGAAGAAAATCCTCACCGAGTTGCAGAAAGAGAAAGTCGACGGTGTAGTCATCGACCTGCGCAACAACGGCGGCGGCTCCCTGCAGGAAGCCACCGAGCTGACCAGCCTGTTTATCGACAAGGGCCCGACCGTGTTGGTACGCAACGCTGACGGCCGTGTCGACGTGCTCGAAGACGAGAACCCAGGCGCCTTCTACAAAGGCCCGATGGCGTTGCTGGTCAACCGTCTCTCAGCTTCGGCCTCGGAGATTTTCGCCGGCGCCATGCAGGACTATCACCGTGCGCTGATCGTCGGTGGCCAGACCTTCGGCAAAGGCACCGTGCAGACCATTCAGCCGCTGAACCATGGCGAACTGAAACTGACGTTGGCCAAGTTCTACCGGGTGTCCGGGCAGAGCACCCAGCATCAGGGCGTGCTGCCGGATGTCGACTTCCCGTCGATCATCGATACCAAGGAAATCGGCGAGAGCGCCCTGCCCGAGGCCATGCCGTGGGACACCATCCGCCCTGCGATCAAGCCGGCGTCGGACCCGTTCAAACCGTTCCTGACGCAGCTTAAGGCTGACCACGACGCCCGCTCCGCCAAGGATGCCGAGTTCGTGTTTATCCGCGACAAACTGGCCCTGGCCAAGAAGCTGATGGAAGAGAAAACCGTCAGCCTCAACGAAGCGGATCGCCGTGCGCAGCACACCAGCATCGAAAATCAGCAGCTTGTGCTGGAAAACGCCCGCCGCAAGGCTAAAGGCGAAGACCCGCTCAAAGAGCTGAAGAAAGAAGATGAAGATGCACTGCCGGCCGAGCCTGAAAAAACCAAGCCGGAAGACGACGCCTACCTGGCCGAAACAGGTCGGATCCTGCTGGACTACCTGAAAATCAGCAAGCAGGTGGCGAAGCAGTAA
- a CDS encoding zinc-binding dehydrogenase — translation MKALQGVEGHVEWLTEPSPTCDVGQVRIRVAAAGLNRADLLQRAGLYPPPPGASAVLGLECSGIISEVGPGSSWQVGDRVCALLAGGGMAEEVVVDARHVLPVPEGLSLTEAAALPEVYSTAWLNLFQLAGLKPGEKVLLHAGASGVGSAAIQLCKAFGSPCWVSVGSAERLAYCEALGAQGGVVRTEGIEGLRDFGPFDVILDPVGGNYAALDLKLLALDGRWVLIGLMGGRDAQLDLAQVLGKRIQLLGSTLRSRSDQFKADLFSDLSQHVWPLFAERRLSPQLAKTFPIKDAEAAFAELATNQISGKLVLVIDDSLA, via the coding sequence GTGAAAGCATTGCAAGGCGTTGAAGGTCATGTGGAGTGGCTGACAGAACCCAGTCCTACCTGCGATGTAGGCCAAGTTCGCATTCGTGTGGCGGCTGCGGGCCTCAACCGCGCCGATTTATTACAGCGCGCGGGGCTCTATCCGCCACCGCCCGGGGCCAGCGCTGTGCTCGGTCTTGAGTGTTCCGGGATCATCAGCGAAGTGGGGCCGGGGTCGTCCTGGCAGGTCGGCGATCGCGTCTGCGCGCTGCTGGCCGGTGGCGGCATGGCCGAAGAAGTGGTGGTGGATGCGCGCCACGTGCTGCCAGTGCCGGAAGGCTTGTCGCTGACCGAAGCAGCGGCGTTGCCTGAGGTGTACAGCACGGCGTGGCTGAATCTGTTCCAGCTGGCGGGTCTAAAACCCGGTGAAAAAGTATTACTGCATGCCGGCGCCAGTGGCGTGGGCTCGGCGGCGATCCAGCTGTGCAAGGCGTTTGGCAGCCCGTGCTGGGTCAGCGTCGGCTCGGCGGAGCGCCTGGCCTACTGCGAAGCACTCGGCGCCCAGGGTGGTGTTGTACGTACTGAGGGGATTGAAGGGCTGCGCGATTTCGGGCCGTTTGACGTGATCCTCGACCCGGTGGGTGGCAACTATGCGGCGCTGGACCTCAAGCTGCTGGCCCTGGACGGTCGCTGGGTGTTGATTGGCTTGATGGGCGGGCGCGACGCGCAGCTTGACCTGGCGCAGGTGCTGGGCAAGCGTATCCAGCTGCTCGGCTCAACCCTGCGCAGCCGCAGTGATCAGTTCAAGGCGGACCTGTTCAGTGACTTGAGCCAGCATGTATGGCCGCTGTTTGCCGAGAGGCGCTTGAGCCCGCAACTGGCCAAGACCTTCCCGATCAAGGATGCCGAGGCGGCGTTTGCCGAGTTGGCGACCAACCAGATCTCCGGGAAGTTGGTGTTGGTGATTGACGACAGTTTGGCCTGA
- a CDS encoding HAD family hydrolase has translation MALVIFDLDDTLIHGDCATLWSEQMGRLGWVDPESFMRKNNELMDAYSQGKLRMEDFMAFSLEPMIGRTPEEIEHLVEPWVEDVIEPLIYSDATKTIARHRANGDRVLVISASGTHLVTPIAARIGIDEVLGIDLDVSHGAYSGRTVGVLTYREGKITRLLEWLEREGETLEGAYFYSDSRNDLPLLLKVDHPQVVNPDPVLREHAEKAGWPIHNWV, from the coding sequence ATGGCATTGGTAATTTTTGATTTGGACGACACCCTGATCCACGGCGACTGCGCCACCCTGTGGAGCGAGCAGATGGGCCGCCTGGGCTGGGTCGACCCTGAGTCGTTTATGCGCAAGAACAACGAATTGATGGACGCCTACAGCCAGGGCAAGCTGCGCATGGAAGACTTCATGGCCTTCAGCCTGGAGCCGATGATCGGCCGCACGCCGGAAGAAATCGAGCACCTGGTGGAACCCTGGGTCGAGGACGTTATTGAGCCGCTGATCTACAGCGACGCCACCAAGACCATCGCCCGGCACCGTGCGAATGGCGACCGGGTCCTGGTGATTTCCGCCTCGGGCACGCATTTGGTCACGCCGATTGCGGCACGCATCGGTATCGACGAAGTGTTGGGAATTGATCTTGACGTCAGCCATGGCGCGTACAGCGGCCGTACCGTGGGTGTACTGACTTACCGTGAAGGCAAGATCACGCGGTTGCTCGAATGGTTAGAGCGCGAAGGTGAGACGCTGGAGGGTGCGTATTTCTACTCGGATTCGCGCAATGATTTGCCATTGCTGCTGAAGGTCGATCACCCGCAGGTGGTGAACCCGGACCCGGTGTTGCGCGAGCATGCCGAGAAGGCCGGCTGGCCGATCCACAACTGGGTGTGA
- a CDS encoding ABC transporter ATP-binding protein: MSFVSVQHLQKGYAGTPVFSDINCEIAKGEFVTLLGPSGCGKSTLLRCIAGLTSVDSGQILLDGQDIVPLSPQKRHIGMVFQSYALFPNMTVEQNVAFGLRMQKVNADDSHKRVQEVLQLVELKELAGRYPHQMSGGQCQRVALARSLVTRPRLLLLDEPLSALDARIRKHLREQIRQIQRELGLTTIFVTHDQEEALTMSDRIFLMNQGKIVQSGDAETLYTAPVDVFAAGFIGNYNLLDADKASQLLQRPISGRIAIRPEAIELSRSGELDALVRSHSLLGNVIRYRIEARGVQLVVDVLNRSADDLHPDGQRLALSIDPSALCEVA, from the coding sequence ATGAGCTTCGTCAGCGTCCAACACCTGCAAAAAGGCTACGCCGGCACCCCGGTGTTCAGTGATATCAATTGCGAGATCGCCAAGGGCGAATTCGTCACCCTGCTCGGCCCGTCCGGTTGCGGCAAGTCGACCTTGCTGCGCTGCATCGCCGGCCTCACCTCGGTGGACAGTGGCCAAATTCTGCTGGATGGCCAGGACATCGTGCCCCTGAGCCCACAGAAACGGCATATCGGCATGGTGTTCCAGAGCTATGCGCTGTTCCCCAACATGACCGTGGAACAGAACGTCGCCTTCGGCCTGCGCATGCAAAAGGTCAACGCCGACGACAGCCACAAGCGCGTGCAGGAAGTGCTGCAATTGGTGGAACTCAAGGAGCTCGCTGGCCGTTATCCGCACCAGATGTCCGGCGGCCAGTGCCAGCGCGTGGCCCTCGCCCGCTCCCTGGTGACTCGCCCGCGCCTGTTGCTGCTGGATGAACCGCTGTCGGCGCTGGATGCACGGATTCGCAAGCACCTGCGCGAGCAGATCCGCCAGATCCAGCGCGAACTGGGGCTGACCACGATTTTCGTGACCCATGACCAGGAAGAAGCACTGACCATGTCCGACCGCATCTTCCTGATGAATCAGGGCAAGATCGTACAAAGCGGCGATGCCGAGACCCTTTACACTGCACCGGTGGATGTATTCGCCGCCGGTTTTATCGGCAACTACAACCTGCTCGACGCAGACAAGGCCAGCCAGTTGCTGCAACGCCCGATCAGCGGGCGCATCGCGATTCGCCCGGAGGCCATCGAACTGAGCCGCAGCGGCGAGCTGGACGCACTGGTGCGCAGCCACAGCCTGCTGGGCAACGTGATTCGCTACCGCATCGAAGCGCGCGGCGTGCAGTTGGTGGTGGATGTACTCAACCGTTCGGCCGACGACCTGCACCCGGATGGCCAGCGTTTGGCACTTTCCATCGACCCCAGTGCGTTGTGTGAAGTAGCCTGA
- a CDS encoding ABC transporter permease, with translation MSRAEAGSAALYHRVVVYLLFAILVLPLVGTFVYSIASSWSATILPSGFTLKWYVQLWSDPRFLAAFGQSLLVCVGALVLSVVLILPLLFVVHYHFPRLDALMNILILLPFAVPPVVSSVGLLQLYGSGPLAMVGTPWILIGCYFTVALPFMYRAITNNLQAINLRDLMDASQLLGASTWQAAILVVLPNLRKGLMVALLLSFSFLFGEFVFANILVGTRYETLQVYLNNMRNTSGHFTSAIVISYFFFVLVLTWAANILNKDKSQ, from the coding sequence ATGTCTCGCGCTGAAGCCGGCTCGGCCGCCCTCTACCATCGCGTAGTGGTGTACCTGTTGTTTGCGATCCTGGTGTTGCCGCTGGTGGGCACCTTTGTCTACTCGATTGCCAGCAGTTGGTCGGCGACCATCCTGCCCTCCGGCTTCACGCTGAAATGGTACGTGCAACTGTGGAGCGACCCGCGCTTTTTGGCCGCTTTCGGTCAGTCGCTGCTGGTATGTGTGGGCGCGTTGGTCCTGTCGGTGGTGCTGATTCTGCCGCTGCTGTTCGTGGTGCATTACCACTTCCCCCGACTCGACGCGCTGATGAACATCCTCATCCTGCTGCCCTTCGCGGTGCCGCCGGTGGTGTCGTCGGTGGGCTTGCTGCAACTCTACGGCTCCGGGCCGCTGGCGATGGTGGGCACACCGTGGATCCTGATCGGCTGCTACTTCACCGTGGCGCTGCCGTTCATGTACCGCGCGATCACCAACAACCTGCAAGCGATCAACCTGCGTGACCTGATGGACGCCTCGCAGCTACTCGGCGCCAGCACCTGGCAGGCGGCGATCCTGGTGGTGCTGCCGAACCTGCGCAAAGGCCTGATGGTGGCGCTGCTGCTGTCGTTCTCGTTCCTGTTCGGCGAGTTCGTGTTCGCCAATATCCTGGTGGGCACCCGCTACGAAACCCTGCAGGTGTACCTCAACAACATGCGCAACACGAGCGGCCACTTCACCAGTGCCATCGTCATTTCCTACTTCTTCTTTGTGCTGGTGCTGACCTGGGCCGCCAATATCTTGAACAAGGACAAAAGCCAATGA